The DNA region CTGCTTTGGTGGTGGAGCAGGTTTGGGATTCCTCCTTTCCCACTCCCTCCTCTCTTCCTCTGTCATGTTTCTCACCTTCTCAATCTCTTCCTTTTCCTTCAACATTGCCTCCCGATCCTCCCTATCCCTCTTGATCCTACCAATCTCTCTCACTTTCCAAGCTTCATATTCATCTGCCTCATTAACTTCATCATCTGTATCGACATCAGCAATGTTGGCCTCCATTTccaagtttttctggatttctTCATCCTTCCGGATCTCCTCAACAACAATCTGCTTCGTCTCAATCCTCCTTTCCTCCAatctccttttccttttctcctcAAAAGCCAGCTCCTCAGCCTCAAGACGCTCACGCTCCGCAATGGTATCTCTCTCAGACTTGGGAACAAACACAGGCTTCACCATAGCCACTCCCGTATATTCCTCATCAGAGTCAGTCTCATACTCagattcctcctcctcctcctcttcctcttcctcctcttcctcttcctgaGGAAGTGCCTCTTCCTGCTCTCTCTGAAGCAACTTCTCTTTAATCAGCCTCCTTCTTTCCGCCAAAGcattctcatcttcttcttcgaACTCCAACCATTCCTGCCTCCTGGCCTCCTCTTCAATGGTGGAAACAATCTCAGCCTGGCGAATGCGGCGATGATCAGCCCGGACCTCCTCACGGTTATCTATCCGGCTCTCGGCCAAACGGCGGAGCCTACGATCGTCTTTTCTGACAATAGCAGCGTCTTCTTCGTGACGAGGAAAGGCTTTCTCCAAGGCAGCTTCCCTGGAGGGTCTAATATCGGCAGGGGCAGCATCTTCTTCGTTCTCATCATCAGCCCATTCAGGAACTTTACCGGGCCAATAACGCTTAACTTTAGTTTGGCCAATTTTACCTCTGAGCTTATCCCTAATGGCTATTACAGTATCACTAACACCCGCTGTCACCGACATTGTTCTTCCTCAATTGAACGCCAAACCCTATATTGCACAGATGCATAGTAAATCGGTAAAATGTTTGTTTACACAGCAAAGAAACAGAAGATTCCAGATTAAAtagcaagaaaataaataaatgaatcaaGAAACACAGAAAGATCAATAGTGAATGATAAATTTTGATATGCGAAACATTGGAAGGGTTTGTGTTCGAAACACTAACACTTGAATTGTTAGAGAGAATAGAAGAAAAGTTTGAAGGACTTACAATTACAGCGACCGGAAGGAACCCTCTCTGTCTCTGTCCCGTTCCAGGCAGCGCGTCGCCCCACCCCAGCTTGTTCTGTGAACTTTTATTTGATTTACTTTCtatagtatttatttttgtttttatgagtATGTAAATGACATCTTTATACGAATATTatgttttcattaaataataataataataaatttcttaaaattaaatatatatacactaatgctaataaaaaaattgaacgaatatcatatttattaaaactaatttttttatactaaactaaaaataatttaaaatttattattattattattataaagatatttaaattttatattttggaattgtatatataagataaaatacATTTAAGTTTCCTAAGTTACAACTTTCGCATCGGTTACATTTTACaggtgttatatatatatatatatatatatatatatatatatataataatttatgaataaaaaaattatacagcaACTAGTTgtcattattaataaatatagatgataataataatattgtagcTTGTTCCTAAACCCTCTCCTGACAAAAAAAATCCTGAACCCTCGCCAGATTCTGCAACTATAAGCAGTTTCCGACACTGATGTTGTTCGGAAGCAAAAGATTTAGTTTTTAATGCTTCGAAGAATACCCTCTTTCTCTCGTTTTCGTCGTCTTCATCACATGATGGGTACTTTCTCTCGTTCCCTTTCCATCCGCTCTCCTTcgttttctctgtttttttcaAAGCACTGTCATTGCTCCACAAACACTTATGACACCGATAGCCATAGCAACGGAACCCAGTTCTTGATTTCCATGAGAAACCTATGCAAGTCAGGTAAAGTGAAGAACATTGATGAAGCTTTGGACTTGTTCCAAGGCATGGCTAGCATGAAGCCTTTGCCTTCTGTGAAGGACTTTACTTTGTTGTTGGGTGTTATTGTGAGGTTGAAGCACTACACCACTGCCATATCTTTAGTTAAGCACATCTTTTCTTCTCTAGGCATAGAAGCTGATACCATTACTCTTAATATTGTGATCAATTGTCTCTGCCGTTTGAAGTTGGTTGCTTTTGGGTTCTCTGTGTTGGGGACTATGTTCAAACTTGGTTTGGAGCCCACTGTGATGACTCTCACCGCTCTCATTAACGGGCTTTGCGTGCAGGGCAATGTGGCTCAGGCAGTCGGGCTGGTTGATCATATGGAGAAAATGAGGTATCCATTGGATGTTTACACGTACGGGGTGTTGATTAATGGGTTGTGTAAGACGGGAGACACTTTGGCGGCGGTTGAGTGGCTAAGAAAGATGGAGGAAAGGAATTGGAAACCTAATGTGGTAGTTTACAGCACAATTATGGATGGTTTGTGCAAGGATGGATTGGTATCTGAAGCGTTGAATTTGTGCTCGGAAATGAGTGGCAAAGGTGTTCGACCTAATCTTGTCACTTACGCTTGCTTGATTCAAGGTCTTTGCAATTTTGGAAGGTGGAAAGAGACTGGTTCTCTGCTGGATGAGATGATAAAAATGGGAATGAGGCTGGATTTGCAGACTCTCAATATTTTAGTGGATGCTTTCTGCAAAGAAGGAAAAGTGATGCAGGCTAAAAGTGTGATTGGGTTTATGATTCTGACGGGGGAAGGGCCGGATGTCTTCACCTATAATTCGTTGATTCATATATATTGtttgcaaaataaaatgaatgaggCCATGAGAGTGTTTCATTTAATGGTTAGCAGGGGCTGTTTACCAGACATTGTGGTTTTTACTTCACTTATCCACGGATGGTGTAAGGACAAAAACATTAATAAGGTTATGCATCTGTTGGAGGAAATGGCTAAGATGGGATTTGTTCCTGATGTTGTCACTTGGACCACTCTTATAGGTGGGTTTTGTCAAGCAGGTAGACCATTAGCTGCAAAAGAACTGTTTCTCAATATGCACAAATATGGTCAAGTTCCCAATCTCCAGACTTGTGCTGTTATATTGGATGGCCTATGTAAAGGAAATCTTCTTTCTGAGGCAGTGTCGTTGGCTGAGGCAATGGAGAAGAGTAATTTGGATCTTAATATTGTAATTTATAGTATTTTGCTTGACGGAATGTGCAGTGCTGGAAAACTGAATGCTGCATGGGAACTCTTTTCTAGTTTGCCTGGTAAAGGTTTGCAAATTAACGTTTATACTTATACCATTATGATTAAGGGTCTCTGTAAACAAGGCTCGTTGGATAAAGCTGAAGACTTACTGATAAATATGGAAGAGAATGGCTGCCTGCCAGATAACTGCACTTACAATGTCTTTGTCCAAGGCTTGCTAACAAAAAAGGAGATTGCAAGATCAATAAAATACCTTACAATAATGAGAGACAAAGGGTTTTCAGTAGATGCTGCTACCACAGAAATTACTATCAACTACTTATCTACTAATGAAGGAGACACCAGAATtcgagaatttttttttccaaaaagatAGCAAATGCCAAGAGTTTCACTTAGACATTTATTCAAATCCTGACTCTCAATTCATCCATGTTCCACAATCCTATAGGACCCCATAGAGAGAACTGGCATAGGCTTCAGAACTTACCatttgttaaatatataaaatcattacCATTCAAGTGCTTCCACCTGACAATTTATGTGATTAGGAGAGTTGGTCCTTAACATGGTATCACAACCTTTaagaaattatgagattgatCCTTGTTGCTTCTCTTCTTCATAATTAACTTATATTTGAGCCCAAGGTAAAGTGGGTTTGTGCATTGTCCACACTTCAAGCTCAAAAAGCTCTGTTTTAAGGGGGTCTTAGATATAAATCTTTCTTAGCTCCACCAATCAGCTTAAGCTGTGAATAGAATTGTTCCTTGACATTTTTAGTGGTAAGTATTTTCACATCTGCTTGCacatttattttgatataaccTCAAGTTATTAAAATAGCTTAAAAAAATAGACCTATATACAATTTAGAAATTGTGCTGTATCCTTGCATTTTTATGGAACTGAGTAATTTTTTACTTATGTATATTTGCcttcaagtaagtttaataatgaagcaagttgcattagggatAAGCCAATCAATATTGCTAGTAAATGATAATTGACAGCATAAATTCTGCCAGGGTAAATTcaatatacacaagaaatcatgtAATTGCTTATTGCTTAGTTTTATACATTTGTCAAATGGATTCCATTTATGTAAAAGCATTTAATAAGACCATAAGCTGCTTTTAGAACTTAATCCTTTTTCCAGCTACaggtattaaaattaataaatttcaactatgAACGTGTACCTCATTAGGTTAAATGGAAAAGATCTCATCTTCTGGTCTATGATATACCGTGTAGAAGGGGAACTTTTGTGGAACACCCAAGAATTTTGTGTTTCATGGAAACTCCTCACTCAAAAATACTGTAGCATGAGCTAGCGTTCAGTAGCTTCCTTTTATCATGGATAGCTCTTTGGAgctaatgttattttatattttgtttcctttcttGTGTATTTTACTTTTCTGTTTTAGGAGGATTCCTGATCCTTCTGCACTGTACTCCTTTTCTCTCCTAGTTCATTGTTTGTgatgggaattttttttccatatttaTTACCTGTTAGGAGACGAAAATCTAAGATCTAATTTATGGATGCTTGCTGTCCTTTctgcaaacattttttttttttacttttgacaGTTTTCCCCCCATTTAAAATAACAGTTTGACCTCATGGTTCTTGGTTTGCAGATTGAAATCACTTTATGCACTCATTTTGTTATAACTTATGTGCGAGGAAGACCGCAAATAGTTCAGCGATGGATCATAGAAGGTTAgtcaaacattttttctttgcaATATCTGCTCAGCTTGTTTTttgtaattcaaattttttagcaTCATAAGTTGTtcgtttgaaattttgaatgaatATTTATCTGTTAAGTTatatttcacttttcttttcttgtcatTTCTTTCTATGTTTCAGACTAGGTTATCATTAAACGGGTAAGACACAGACTCTCAGCTGAATGTTTTATGGGAGCGACTAGATGGCTTCCACATCAAGCAATGATGTTCATTAGATCGGTTACTGGGTTTTGAGATGTAAATGCTGATTCTGTCGAATGGTATGGTTTAGTGATAGAGTGAAGTTGTGATTTTGTCTTCTTGAAAGTTCTGTCATCTAGTTCTTTTGtccataatttaaaatattcaatatgtTGGGCACTTGTCATATTAAGTGAGggtaatttgtaaattttattggGTTGCAGCCTAATGCTTAATGCTTCATATTCTTGCTTTAATGTAAAGCTAAAAATGGTTTGCATGTGCCAAGGAGCAGTATCCTTGACCATGACACTGGTTTAGCATTTAAATGGACTGCCTTATATATTGATTCTTAGTGAACAGTACAAGATGTGAGAGGTAATGATTTTTGTAAAACAATCAAGTCTTACTCTACTAGGTGGGATGATTGTCTATATGGATCAATCACACTATAGGGCACTAGCAATATCCTGATTTTCAGTAAAACAATCTAGAGCGTAGCTTCTCTTAATTGGTTCccctaatattttcttttgtcccCCTACTcctataaatttaaattgaacaaTCCTCTATTTGATGGCTTCGGCTCTTTTCTAGCACTTGAGAGCAAATTTTCCCCCATTTGATCCACATTTAGTTTACTCGGTAATCACATTTTTCATCAGAATGTTTTCAAGAATattcttcaaaatataattaattactatatGAAACAGATATCTCCTTCTAATCACATTTTgaaagattatattttaaaaaattgttttcaagaACTGCTCTAAATAAATTGACTCCAAAACAAGCAAATTCTTAATCTTAAGTTGAAACAACACTCCAAACTTCATTTGTTGTATTTAAAGATTTACTCCTCAAATGATTTGACTGGGAGaatgacataaaaatatatttatctcaGAATAATGCTATGACTTTTACAATGTTCCCCTCACAAAATTGatctctttaaaaaataaaaaataaaaactttggaGTTTGTCCAGCTTGGCTCCAATCTTAACCAAAGCAGCATTAAAGCTTTGAAGTATAGAGCAAAAGTACACCATATTAGGCTAATCAATGAAAAGGTACAAAGCTCCCGTCAGATTTTGAACTAGGCAGATAACTAAGGGAGTGTTTAGTttggttgttttttgttttcattttcactgaaaatagaaaacggtgatgaaaatgtgtttggtttgatttctgaaaacattttcagtaaaaatgaaaacagtaaacaactagaaaatgaaaacaaaaaattttcgttttcagtattttcagttgagaacagaaacctcattttggttaaaatgaaattgcggTGACAATAAATGtagttttaagcaaatctaaaaatacaaaaagacaataaatcaatatatcataaattttcagtatttttatttcatgaaaacagaaaacaagaaatcaaaccaaacatattttcagaatttaaatcttttgaaaataaaaacagttttcagaaaatgaaaacagaaaatgaaaatgcaaaccaaacacaccctaataTGTAACCAATGTTCCCAATATATAGCACTCATTTAGTAGACAGTAATACAACCTGGAGAAGTGGTGTCCCATGGTGAGGGTTTCAGACAACATTAAGCTAAAAGCACAAAGAAAGTAATTCTAAGAAACCTTCCATTGGCAACTAAAACTAGAATCGATATTCAATTAGTCCCCGCTTGCACAACCCTTGCATCCACAGTGAACACACTCTATGACCTTCTCCTCCCTAAGTTGCTTGGGTACTCTGCAAACACAAGTGGTGGCAAAATTGTGATCACGTGGCTGCATGCACCTCAGGCAGCAAAGACGTTCATAACCAGGCTGCAATTCAGACCAAAAACATAATGATTTAAGTACTCAAAATCCAAGAAAACTACACATAGAATgcacaaatgaaataaaatcttggTGAAAGTAAAACGacactatttttttaacattttttgctACCAAGTAACAATAACCTTACAACAATTAACATCTCGGAGAAGGCACAAATATGAGTATAGAAATAACATACTTCCTAATTTCAACAGTACTGAATATCACACAATGTGAGTTCAGAGTGACCCAATGATACAAACATGGATCGGCTGTGGGAAAACAGAGAAGAGAACATTTTATTAGTTGGGACTTGAGAGGTTCTTCATAGGCCTAAAATGAAGGGGGATTAGGGGTTGGTAATTTGGCAtcttaacacacaaacattcctTTCAGAGGTTAAATGACTTTGGCACTTTCCTTTGGAGACTAATGCCAAGAGGCACCAACTCACCAAGTATATAAGACTAAGAGCAAGTACAACCCATCAGAACAGGTGGCATGCTAACCAAGTGAGCAACACTGCTCATATTAGATTTTGGGATTGGAAGGTTTTTTTGCAGGAATACATGTCTATTGTTTGGGTGATGGAATCCTTGTCAACTTTGGAGAGGAAGCTTAGATAGGGAGTGCTCCTTTTTCAGAGACTTTTCCTGCATGTTTCAACTATCTACTTTGTGAAGTTTGCTCATTAGCCATTTCTAATCTAAGGCTAAGAATCTAAGATCATTATTTACAAAGGGACTGTAATTTACTTGGATATTTTAATATGGGTAATATAGTGAACTACAATCCCTTTTGCTTTTACACTTTTACTTGAGTCTCTTTCTCCCCCAACTAAGTTAGTTAGAAGAGTTTGGATCATGGACTCTTCCAGTATTTTCTCCTGTAAAGCTTTCTATCAATTTCATACACACGCCTAACCTAGGTTTCTACTTGATTAAtccattttaaaattcaaacatcTCTTCAAAAGCCAAGTCCTTGGTTAGGACAGTGGTACTTAACATGGTTAATGCAAATGGTTTGTTGCAAATTCATAATAGACCTTTCAACCAGCTTTTGGCTCATTTTATTGCATTAGTCTTATTTGTTTTGgagaatttcttttatttttttggtaactaGCAGATTTCTTATCCTCCTCCTAGTTGtgcttctcttttctctttaatgAATTTCCTCCTATGTAAAAagcaatagaaaaagaaaaccagttttaaaaaaataaaataaaagaactaaTTTCAGGTACCTTCTTCCATTTTGCAATTAGATTGCGGTCAGCATATCCTTGATCTAAACAGAATTCATACAGTTCTTTAGAAATTTCCTTCCTCCGATGGTATAGATCAAATATGTAGCGGCTCTTCTGGTGTGCAATCTTAAATATAGGCCATAAGGTCTCACATTTTCTTTTGCCATCATGCGGATCATTCTCAGCTGCCACATAAAGGATATAAAACTATTCATTTCATTGATTTCAGAAAGAACATAATAAAACCTACTAAGAACATGATGTAAATTTCCAACCTTCCCTCATCTTTGCTTGAAGTTCACGGAGTGTAGGCTCAATTAATTCCCAGCCCTCTGGGTATTTAACACGATTTGTCTTTACTTTTGGCATTTTTGTATCTGTTCAAGGAAAACATGGCATCAAAGAGTCAATTTCCATACATTCTCCCAAGCAATATAAATGGTACATATTATTTGGTACAAGTTATGAAGTAAGCATAGTTATCAATCTCAGGCAGCAATCCATAGTGGCCTACCCCAAAAATGCTATGGCAGTATAGTTCATAGCGAGATTGGCACTATGATAAATACTCAACATTCATGACATGTTCATCAATAATAAAAGGTCATAGATTTTAAGCAAAACATAAAATACAAGTAAATAACAATACAAgtcaagaaaacaaacaaaattcaaaggcacgttcatatttcaaatttcaGATACAAAGCATCTTAAACATTCAATAAACAGTGAGGGTGGGTGTTGCACAGAGAAAAGAACAGAGGTTCAGAGTTCAAAGGAGAAAAATATGGAAGGTGAGTGTTGCCAGAAATACTGCCGGATATGCACGGAAGTTAGTCAAATAGTGAGTGTCACACAGTAGACAAAAGCGAGAGAAACTAGATCCAATTAGGGATTTTCAAATTCTTAAAAAGGGGAGGAATATCTCAACTGTGCACTAAGACCACACACCCAACCCAAAAACCATGCTGTTTTGAGGGGGAAAATGGGTTTTCAAAGAAGCCTCAATCTAGCGCCACTTATCACCGATAGAGCCACTATTATGGCCGTGATTGCAGCCACTACACCGTTATTCAAAACTTTACAGTGGCCGCTTTGCGCTGCTAAAGTGCGCTATTGATGCAGATCTTTGATCACTGAGCAGAACAGAACACACTACGGCTTGACTTGGTTGaaatttcacataaaaaaatgttaaactaaTTTTGAAGAAAACCCTAAGCCACAGCATTCAGccatataaataacattacGAGGCTAGGGCACGAAGCCATGAATGAGGGGAAGAGAAAGTCTTAGTCACAAACTATGAAAAACAAAACGAATGGCTTAATTCACTGGTCAGCCTATAGTTGTTCATGAAAAAGTAGATAGGAACACTCCTAAACCAGACTTGATTGAATTTTACATGAAATATGTGacactaattttgaataaaacccTAAGATAAAGCATTCaaccatataaataaaattagggcAAAAAACCAATGACGCGTACCTCTATGCTGATTTAGCTCTAGTCTGTGACTCGATTCTGAAGATAGGTAGAGAGAAAACAAATACTAAGATAAAACGAAAATCAAAGTAGTAAACTTGAAATATTTAATCCCCACGTGAAAGAACGTACCTCAGAAAGATTTGCAGGAAGCGAAAGAGGGCAAGCAGAAGAGGAGTGACTTTGAGTTCTTCTGGAAGTTTCACGCCACTGAAATAATCCCCACGTGTGTAAGACGATCAATGAAATGTGAATTAAATTTAAGAGTACGTGGCAGAGAGAGTGTCCTCAGTTACAATAACATGAAGGAGTttacttcatttttcttttcagttgTATAAAcatatgaattttcttttttttcttctaaaatattgttatt from Glycine soja cultivar W05 chromosome 8, ASM419377v2, whole genome shotgun sequence includes:
- the LOC114421645 gene encoding microfibrillar-associated protein 1-like, coding for MSVTAGVSDTVIAIRDKLRGKIGQTKVKRYWPGKVPEWADDENEEDAAPADIRPSREAALEKAFPRHEEDAAIVRKDDRRLRRLAESRIDNREEVRADHRRIRQAEIVSTIEEEARRQEWLEFEEEDENALAERRRLIKEKLLQREQEEALPQEEEEEEEEEEEEEESEYETDSDEEYTGVAMVKPVFVPKSERDTIAERERLEAEELAFEEKRKRRLEERRIETKQIVVEEIRKDEEIQKNLEMEANIADVDTDDEVNEADEYEAWKVREIGRIKRDREDREAMLKEKEEIEKVRNMTEEERREWERRNPKPAPPPKQKWRFMQKYYHKGAFFQNESDDRAATVGSDGIFARDFSAPTGEDKMDKTILPKVMQVKHFGRSGRTKWTHLVNEDTTDWNNPWTYNDPLRAKYNDKMAAMNAPIVKPKGSKKLKDWESRESG
- the LOC114422905 gene encoding putative pentatricopeptide repeat-containing protein At1g12700, mitochondrial is translated as MLRRIPSFSRFRRLHHMMGTFSRSLSIRSPSFSLFFSKHCHCSTNTYDTDSHSNGTQFLISMRNLCKSGKVKNIDEALDLFQGMASMKPLPSVKDFTLLLGVIVRLKHYTTAISLVKHIFSSLGIEADTITLNIVINCLCRLKLVAFGFSVLGTMFKLGLEPTVMTLTALINGLCVQGNVAQAVGLVDHMEKMRYPLDVYTYGVLINGLCKTGDTLAAVEWLRKMEERNWKPNVVVYSTIMDGLCKDGLVSEALNLCSEMSGKGVRPNLVTYACLIQGLCNFGRWKETGSLLDEMIKMGMRLDLQTLNILVDAFCKEGKVMQAKSVIGFMILTGEGPDVFTYNSLIHIYCLQNKMNEAMRVFHLMVSRGCLPDIVVFTSLIHGWCKDKNINKVMHLLEEMAKMGFVPDVVTWTTLIGGFCQAGRPLAAKELFLNMHKYGQVPNLQTCAVILDGLCKGNLLSEAVSLAEAMEKSNLDLNIVIYSILLDGMCSAGKLNAAWELFSSLPGKGLQINVYTYTIMIKGLCKQGSLDKAEDLLINMEENGCLPDNCTYNVFVQGLLTKKEIARSIKYLTIMRDKGFSVDAATTEITINYLSTNEGDTRIREFFFPKR
- the LOC114422790 gene encoding protein BUD31 homolog 2, with the protein product MPKVKTNRVKYPEGWELIEPTLRELQAKMREAENDPHDGKRKCETLWPIFKIAHQKSRYIFDLYHRRKEISKELYEFCLDQGYADRNLIAKWKKPGYERLCCLRCMQPRDHNFATTCVCRVPKQLREEKVIECVHCGCKGCASGD